The following coding sequences are from one Lysinibacillus sp. FSL W8-0992 window:
- a CDS encoding LURP-one-related/scramblase family protein, translating into MKQLYIKQKVFSLSGKFTIKDQQEKDVYYVEGSFMQIPKTFSIMNKTRDEVALITKKVFSFLPKFFIEVNGREVLTIKKEFSFFKARYTIDGAYMEIHGNWWDMEFQVLQHGEVIGKVNKEWFTWGDSYKVQILDEEMEEIIIAFVVAIDCVKADAASSSAAT; encoded by the coding sequence ATGAAGCAACTTTATATAAAGCAAAAGGTATTCAGTCTAAGTGGCAAATTCACAATAAAGGATCAGCAGGAAAAGGATGTTTATTACGTAGAAGGTAGTTTTATGCAAATTCCAAAGACTTTCTCCATTATGAATAAAACAAGAGATGAAGTAGCCCTTATTACGAAAAAGGTGTTCAGCTTTTTACCGAAGTTTTTTATTGAGGTAAATGGTCGAGAGGTGTTAACGATTAAGAAAGAGTTTTCTTTCTTTAAAGCACGCTATACGATTGATGGGGCATACATGGAGATACACGGTAACTGGTGGGATATGGAGTTTCAGGTCTTACAGCATGGTGAAGTCATCGGTAAAGTGAACAAGGAGTGGTTCACTTGGGGAGATAGCTATAAAGTTCAAATATTGGATGAGGAGATGGAGGAAATCATTATTGCATTCGTTGTTGCAATTGATTGTGTGAAGGCTGACGCAGCTTCTTCCTCAGCAGCGACTTAG
- a CDS encoding transporter substrate-binding domain-containing protein: MLLNKKLILVFSIIVVCFLSGCTEKKKLEDGSELINKNQFVFATSGEFKPFSYMNDDLTMSGFDIEVGEAIAKEMGLEPVQKRIKFKGIVEGVKTGRADAAVASHTINPQRSKHVSFSTPYYYSGPKIFTRPDSKIKTVEDLKGKEVAVAKGSTYADTASEYTDNVKTYDSDITALKALSTGRHDAVITDFVTGKTAEKEGFKIKGQQLINRSEQAIVLPQDNPKLLKRVNESLEHLRENGTLTQISIKYFGEDITKKPE; encoded by the coding sequence ATGTTGTTGAATAAAAAGTTAATATTGGTCTTTAGTATAATCGTAGTCTGCTTTTTGTCTGGTTGTACAGAGAAGAAGAAGCTTGAGGATGGATCTGAACTGATAAATAAAAACCAATTTGTTTTTGCTACTTCTGGTGAATTTAAGCCATTTAGTTATATGAATGACGATCTCACAATGTCGGGCTTTGATATTGAGGTTGGGGAAGCGATTGCAAAGGAAATGGGCCTTGAGCCGGTTCAGAAACGAATCAAGTTCAAAGGGATTGTAGAAGGGGTAAAAACAGGCCGAGCGGATGCAGCGGTTGCGAGCCACACGATTAACCCGCAGCGAAGTAAACATGTTTCTTTCTCTACACCGTATTACTATTCTGGACCGAAAATTTTCACCAGACCTGACAGTAAAATTAAGACTGTCGAAGATTTAAAGGGAAAGGAAGTAGCTGTTGCAAAAGGATCGACATATGCCGATACAGCTTCCGAGTATACAGACAATGTAAAAACATATGACAGCGATATTACAGCTTTAAAGGCGTTGAGCACCGGACGTCATGATGCGGTCATTACAGATTTTGTTACAGGAAAAACAGCTGAAAAAGAAGGATTTAAGATTAAAGGACAGCAATTAATTAATCGCAGTGAACAGGCGATTGTGCTGCCCCAGGATAATCCAAAACTATTGAAGCGAGTAAATGAATCTTTGGAACACCTCCGGGAAAATGGGACACTGACTCAAATCAGTATTAAATATTTTGGTGAGGACATTACCAAAAAACCAGAATAA
- a CDS encoding amino acid ABC transporter permease: MPSFSHFFNILMETKGIFFKAMLLTLELTVVSILLGIVIGLVFALLKISNIKILKLISDIYVYLVRGTPLIVQIFILYFGISGIFLIPDFWAASLALALHNGAYISEILRGAIQAVDKGQVEAGRSLGMTKILTLRRIILPQAFRRALPPLGNQFIISLKDSSLAAFISMNELFNVATTLGSNNFDEMTYLLIVAVYYLLLVALMTFVVNRTELKLAISDR, from the coding sequence TTGCCAAGTTTTTCGCATTTTTTTAACATACTAATGGAAACAAAAGGAATATTTTTTAAAGCAATGTTATTAACATTAGAGCTGACGGTGGTTTCTATCTTACTTGGAATCGTCATCGGACTTGTCTTTGCCTTATTAAAAATTTCTAATATCAAAATTTTAAAACTTATTTCAGATATATATGTCTATTTAGTCCGCGGAACACCGCTGATCGTTCAAATATTTATTCTTTACTTCGGAATAAGCGGGATTTTCCTTATTCCTGATTTTTGGGCTGCTTCACTTGCTCTAGCGTTACATAATGGAGCTTATATTTCTGAAATCCTTCGAGGCGCAATTCAGGCAGTCGATAAAGGTCAGGTTGAGGCAGGCCGCTCTTTGGGAATGACAAAGATACTGACATTAAGAAGAATTATTCTTCCACAGGCATTTCGTCGAGCGTTGCCGCCTTTAGGCAATCAATTTATCATCAGTTTAAAAGATTCTTCGTTGGCCGCATTTATCTCCATGAATGAGCTGTTTAATGTGGCGACAACACTTGGATCAAATAATTTTGATGAAATGACCTATTTACTCATCGTAGCAGTCTACTATTTATTACTGGTAGCGTTGATGACATTTGTAGTGAACCGAACTGAACTGAAATTAGCAATAAGCGACAGATAG
- a CDS encoding amino acid ABC transporter ATP-binding protein — translation MDTKEMIKINQLNKSFGDLHVLKNIDMTVYESDVVCLIGSSGSGKSTLLRCLNFLERKENGNIIIEGNEVNPRTDDLNKIREKVGMVFQNFNLFPHKTVLENIIEAPIMVKGVDKEKAINKAKQLLRKVGLEDKSDVYPSKLSGGQKQRVAIARALAMEPDIMLFDEPTSALDPELVGEVLTTMKDLAEEGMTMVVVTHEMGFAREVADWIVYMHDGKIIERGTPEQFFDHPKEERTREFLTATMLK, via the coding sequence TTGGACACCAAGGAAATGATTAAAATAAATCAATTGAATAAATCGTTTGGAGATTTACATGTATTAAAAAATATTGACATGACAGTTTACGAGAGCGATGTTGTTTGTCTAATAGGATCGAGTGGGTCAGGGAAAAGTACCCTCCTTCGCTGTTTGAACTTTTTAGAAAGAAAGGAAAACGGCAATATTATAATTGAGGGAAATGAAGTCAATCCACGGACAGATGACCTTAATAAGATTAGAGAAAAGGTAGGTATGGTGTTTCAAAATTTCAACTTATTCCCACATAAAACGGTTTTGGAAAATATTATTGAAGCACCTATTATGGTAAAGGGTGTAGACAAAGAGAAGGCTATCAACAAAGCAAAACAATTACTGAGAAAAGTAGGTTTGGAAGATAAATCGGATGTCTATCCTAGTAAACTATCAGGGGGTCAAAAGCAACGGGTAGCGATTGCTAGAGCACTTGCGATGGAACCAGACATTATGCTTTTTGATGAGCCAACATCGGCACTCGATCCCGAGCTTGTGGGAGAGGTTTTGACAACAATGAAAGACTTGGCTGAAGAAGGAATGACAATGGTTGTTGTAACCCATGAAATGGGATTCGCCAGAGAAGTAGCTGATTGGATTGTGTATATGCACGATGGGAAAATTATTGAACGCGGCACACCTGAACAATTTTTCGATCATCCGAAAGAGGAGAGAACTCGGGAATTTTTAACTGCGACAATGCTTAAATAA
- a CDS encoding LysM peptidoglycan-binding and 3D domain-containing protein, which produces MLKKIIAIVPVAMLSATLGANAQAATITVQKGDTLWDLSRANNTSVENIQKLNHINTNLIHPGDVLTIAQQKQYIVKQGDTLWDIALNHQVTVSQIKEWNQLQTDLIHPGLNLSIFVGLETNTAVTEKPIMPATHEAKETTTSVTSPSSNSTSTENKPEATVPSTSNSASEESTPKATAPSTSNSTSVESTPEATAPSTSNSTSVESTPEATAPSTSNSTSKEIIVEASAYTASCDGCSGITSTGINLKTNPNAKVISVDPTVIPLGSKVYVEGYGEAIAGDTGGAIKGKRIDVFFPSQQDAIDFGVKQLKVTILN; this is translated from the coding sequence ATGCTTAAAAAAATTATAGCAATTGTACCAGTTGCAATGCTCTCTGCAACTTTAGGTGCTAATGCTCAAGCTGCAACGATTACAGTACAAAAAGGTGATACCCTTTGGGATTTATCACGTGCAAATAATACATCTGTAGAAAATATCCAAAAGTTAAATCATATTAATACTAACCTTATTCACCCTGGGGATGTTCTTACCATTGCACAGCAAAAACAATATATCGTTAAGCAAGGTGATACATTATGGGACATAGCTCTAAATCATCAAGTAACCGTTTCACAAATTAAAGAATGGAACCAATTACAAACTGATCTCATTCATCCAGGTTTAAATTTATCTATCTTTGTTGGTTTGGAAACTAACACGGCTGTAACTGAAAAACCAATAATGCCTGCAACTCATGAAGCAAAAGAAACGACAACTTCAGTAACCTCTCCATCAAGTAATTCTACTTCAACGGAGAATAAACCTGAAGCAACTGTTCCATCAACAAGTAATTCAGCTTCAGAGGAAAGTACACCTAAAGCAACCGCTCCATCAACAAGTAATTCTACTTCAGTGGAAAGTACACCTGAAGCAACCGCTCCATCAACAAGTAATTCTACTTCAGTGGAGAGTACACCTGAAGCAACCGCTCCATCAACAAGTAATTCTACTTCAAAGGAAATTATAGTGGAGGCTTCAGCTTATACAGCTTCATGTGATGGATGTTCTGGTATTACTTCTACAGGAATTAACCTTAAAACAAACCCAAATGCAAAGGTCATCTCAGTTGACCCAACTGTTATTCCGCTTGGTAGTAAAGTTTATGTAGAAGGCTATGGTGAAGCAATTGCAGGAGATACTGGAGGAGCCATTAAAGGAAAACGAATCGATGTTTTCTTTCCTTCTCAACAAGATGCAATCGATTTTGGCGTAAAACAACTAAAGGTAACAATATTAAACTAA